In Oryzihumus leptocrescens, the following are encoded in one genomic region:
- a CDS encoding YihY/virulence factor BrkB family protein produces the protein MAASVPGQQPVPGQPPASGEPPTPSDAVPPAPAVGAAPGSGGGAVPTTPRLSTHVPQRLPARARALVERVDHALEKAEATTAGRVRRRALEMDLVHQAMVLAALAMMLLIPALITLSALVPLGDSHGVATTVTRRLGLSAQAAHDVQLLFGGPGVKRTSTSYIGALVTLVSAYTWPAALQKGYEIAWQLPGRGVRDLWRPLVWLATMLGAATLVVVLGGSSEHGVSRVWLLPLGLTPVVFAWAWWTQHLLLGGRVGWRPLLTGAATITVGLYGLRAFAAVSLSDSITYNFDRYGPIGIVFMLLSWFIGFSVVMLGGAVVGQEWWSARQRRLEARRAARADQADQRP, from the coding sequence GTGGCTGCGTCCGTCCCCGGCCAGCAGCCCGTCCCCGGCCAGCCGCCGGCGTCCGGGGAGCCGCCGACGCCCAGCGACGCCGTTCCTCCTGCTCCCGCCGTGGGTGCAGCGCCGGGGTCCGGCGGAGGTGCCGTGCCGACGACTCCCCGGCTGAGCACCCATGTGCCGCAACGGTTGCCGGCCCGTGCCCGGGCCCTGGTCGAACGCGTCGACCACGCGCTGGAGAAGGCGGAGGCCACCACCGCCGGGCGGGTGCGCCGGCGGGCCCTGGAGATGGACCTGGTCCACCAGGCCATGGTCCTCGCGGCCCTGGCGATGATGCTGCTCATCCCCGCGCTGATCACCCTGTCGGCGCTGGTGCCGCTCGGTGACAGCCACGGGGTCGCGACCACCGTGACCCGGCGGCTGGGCCTGAGCGCGCAGGCGGCCCACGACGTGCAGCTCCTGTTCGGCGGACCCGGGGTCAAGCGCACCAGCACGAGCTACATCGGGGCGCTGGTGACGCTGGTGTCCGCATACACGTGGCCGGCGGCCCTGCAGAAGGGGTACGAGATCGCCTGGCAGCTGCCCGGCCGCGGGGTGCGTGACCTGTGGCGTCCCCTCGTCTGGCTCGCCACGATGCTCGGGGCTGCCACGCTGGTGGTGGTGCTCGGGGGCAGCTCGGAGCACGGCGTCAGCCGGGTGTGGCTGCTGCCCCTGGGCCTGACGCCGGTCGTGTTCGCGTGGGCCTGGTGGACGCAGCACCTGCTGCTCGGCGGGAGGGTGGGGTGGCGGCCGCTGCTGACCGGCGCCGCGACGATCACCGTCGGCCTCTACGGCCTGCGCGCGTTCGCCGCGGTGTCCCTGTCGGACTCGATCACCTACAACTTCGACAGATACGGCCCGATCGGCATCGTGTTCATGCTGCTGTCGTGGTTCATCGGCTTCAGCGTCGTCATGCTCGGCGGGGCGGTGGTCGGCCAGGAGTGGTGGTCGGCGCGCCAGCGCCGGTTGGAGGCCCGCCGCGCTGCGCGCGCGGACCAGGCGGACCAACGGCCCTGA
- a CDS encoding alpha/beta fold hydrolase gives MSEPTTHTLDAPGALLHYDVRGNDSSNAPVLLLIGSPMTASGFVTLAGHFTDRTVVTYDPRGAGRSRRTDDATETTPEEHADDLHRLISALGSGPVDLFATSGGAVNALVLVARHPEQVRTLVAHEPPAAQELPDREEALAAAVDIHQTYERSGLGPAMAKFITLVGLQGPVPADFAERPAPDPAAFGLPSEDDGTRDDPLVGQNIVSCLRHQHDFDALRSASTRVVVAAGTGSEGELAHRAALAVAERLGTSPVAFPSHHAGFLGGEHGMRGEPDAFAATLRQVLDAQD, from the coding sequence ATGAGCGAACCGACGACCCACACCCTGGACGCGCCCGGCGCCCTCCTGCACTACGACGTCCGCGGCAACGACTCCAGCAACGCGCCGGTGCTGCTGCTGATCGGCTCCCCGATGACCGCCTCCGGGTTCGTCACCCTGGCCGGCCACTTCACCGACCGCACCGTCGTGACCTACGACCCGCGAGGTGCCGGGCGCAGCCGACGCACCGACGACGCCACCGAGACCACGCCCGAGGAGCATGCCGACGACCTGCACCGGCTCATCTCGGCCCTGGGCTCGGGACCGGTGGACCTCTTTGCCACTAGTGGAGGCGCCGTCAACGCGCTGGTCCTCGTGGCCCGGCACCCCGAACAGGTCCGGACCCTCGTCGCCCACGAGCCGCCGGCCGCGCAGGAGCTCCCAGACCGCGAGGAGGCCCTGGCCGCCGCCGTGGACATCCACCAGACCTACGAGCGCAGCGGCCTCGGCCCGGCCATGGCCAAGTTCATCACCCTCGTCGGCCTGCAGGGCCCGGTCCCGGCCGACTTCGCCGAGCGGCCCGCGCCCGACCCGGCCGCCTTCGGGCTGCCCAGCGAGGACGACGGCACCCGGGACGACCCCCTGGTCGGACAGAACATCGTCTCCTGCCTGCGCCACCAGCACGACTTCGACGCGCTCCGCTCAGCATCGACCCGCGTCGTCGTCGCCGCCGGCACCGGGTCCGAGGGCGAGCTGGCCCACCGGGCCGCCCTGGCCGTCGCCGAACGCCTCGGGACATCACCCGTCGCCTTCCCCAGCCACCACGCCGGGTTCCTCGGCGGCGAGCACGGCATGAGGGGTGAACCCGACGCCTTCGCGGCGACCCTGCGCCAGGTCCTGGACGCACAGGACTGA
- a CDS encoding serine/threonine-protein kinase, translating to MSWDVHLVSTEVRRVMQRLHNGFLMGGRYLLGDRLASGGMADVWSGMDTVLQRRVAVKVMRPDIGHEKLFALRFRDEALHSARLLHANIATVFDYGEEDELAYLVMELVDGQPLSTVLRERGPLSHTEVRSVMGQAALALGVAHEARVVHRDVKPANMMLRPDGLVKLTDFGIARALDASGHTRQGELLGTPNYISPEQVMGQPASGASDLYALGVVAHEMLTGRRPFERETPLAIAMCHVQEPPPPLPEGVPEDLALVIEDCLAKDPAHRPPNARAVALRLGLGDNETMGLGLGVAWYVGATPSGSDATIPQAARNIDTVALEQP from the coding sequence ATGTCGTGGGACGTGCACCTCGTCTCGACGGAGGTGCGCAGGGTCATGCAGCGCTTGCACAACGGGTTCCTCATGGGCGGGCGGTACCTCTTGGGGGACCGTCTGGCCTCGGGCGGCATGGCCGACGTCTGGTCCGGCATGGACACCGTGCTGCAGCGGCGGGTCGCCGTGAAGGTGATGCGTCCGGACATTGGGCACGAGAAGCTCTTCGCCCTCCGCTTCCGGGACGAGGCCCTGCACTCGGCACGGCTGCTGCACGCCAACATCGCCACCGTCTTCGACTACGGCGAGGAGGACGAGCTGGCCTACCTCGTGATGGAGCTCGTGGACGGCCAGCCCCTGTCCACGGTGCTGCGCGAGCGCGGCCCGCTCTCGCACACCGAGGTCCGCTCCGTCATGGGGCAGGCAGCCCTGGCCCTCGGTGTCGCCCACGAGGCGCGGGTCGTGCACCGCGACGTCAAGCCGGCCAACATGATGCTTCGCCCCGACGGGTTGGTGAAGCTCACGGACTTCGGCATCGCCAGGGCGCTGGACGCGTCCGGGCACACGCGGCAGGGCGAGCTCCTCGGCACGCCGAACTACATCAGCCCCGAGCAGGTGATGGGCCAGCCGGCCAGCGGGGCCAGTGACCTCTACGCCCTCGGTGTGGTGGCGCACGAGATGCTCACCGGGCGCCGCCCGTTCGAGCGCGAGACCCCTCTCGCCATCGCCATGTGCCACGTCCAGGAACCCCCGCCGCCCCTGCCGGAGGGCGTGCCGGAGGACCTCGCCCTGGTGATCGAGGACTGCCTGGCCAAGGACCCGGCGCACCGGCCGCCGAACGCGCGTGCCGTCGCGCTGCGGCTCGGGCTGGGGGACAACGAGACCATGGGTCTCGGCCTCGGCGTCGCGTGGTACGTCGGTGCCACGCCGTCGGGCAGCGACGCCACCATCCCGCAGGCGGCCAGGAACATCGACACCGTGGCGCTGGAGCAGCCCTGA
- a CDS encoding class I SAM-dependent methyltransferase, whose translation MTTPRTTGSPGNRAAREVFAGLPPRYDRLSWLLSFGQDRRWRRSVVDRVAGAQPRSVLDVATGPAGVALAVARRTGATVVGVDLNEPMLRRGRRNVEAADRTGEVVLVAGRAEQLPFPDACFDAVCFSYLLRYVDEPAEAIAEMARCLRPGGTMASLEFFVPPAAGWHAAWRLYVSAVLPVAGWVAGGNAWWRVGRFLSQSIPAHYRQYPLDWHVRAWEQAGFRDVGWQLMSRGGGLVMWGTKGAGP comes from the coding sequence ATGACGACGCCGCGAACCACCGGCTCGCCCGGCAACCGGGCGGCGCGCGAGGTGTTCGCCGGCCTGCCACCCCGGTACGACCGGCTGAGCTGGCTGCTGTCGTTCGGGCAGGACCGCCGTTGGCGCCGCTCCGTCGTCGACCGGGTCGCGGGGGCGCAGCCGCGCAGCGTCCTGGATGTGGCCACCGGGCCGGCGGGGGTGGCGCTGGCCGTGGCTCGTCGCACGGGGGCCACCGTCGTCGGCGTCGACCTCAACGAGCCGATGCTGCGACGAGGTCGGCGCAACGTCGAGGCAGCCGACCGCACGGGCGAGGTGGTGCTGGTCGCCGGCCGGGCCGAGCAGCTGCCCTTCCCCGACGCGTGCTTCGACGCGGTCTGCTTCTCGTACCTCCTGCGCTACGTCGACGAGCCGGCGGAGGCCATCGCCGAGATGGCGCGCTGCCTGCGGCCGGGCGGGACGATGGCGAGCCTGGAGTTCTTCGTCCCACCGGCGGCCGGCTGGCACGCGGCGTGGCGTCTCTACGTGTCTGCGGTGCTGCCCGTGGCCGGTTGGGTGGCTGGAGGCAACGCGTGGTGGCGGGTGGGCAGGTTCCTGAGCCAGAGCATTCCCGCCCACTACCGGCAGTACCCACTCGACTGGCATGTCCGTGCCTGGGAGCAGGCCGGCTTCCGCGATGTCGGCTGGCAGCTGATGAGCCGCGGCGGTGGCCTGGTGATGTGGGGTACGAAGGGGGCCGGGCCGTGA
- a CDS encoding DUF1622 domain-containing protein: MSFTAVVDDLVRAFEVVAAAVLAIGLVWSAVLSWGVWRRTREGRTAYRLLRESLGGVLLLALEVLVAADLLRTVALQPNLQDLTNLGLLVLIRTFLSFALETEIEGVPPWRRWQVSGATRIAQAQRRSRDAG; encoded by the coding sequence ATGAGCTTCACGGCCGTGGTGGACGACCTGGTCAGGGCGTTCGAGGTCGTCGCCGCCGCCGTACTCGCGATCGGCCTGGTCTGGTCCGCCGTCCTGTCCTGGGGGGTGTGGCGGCGCACCCGGGAGGGGCGCACGGCATACCGGCTGCTGCGCGAGTCCCTCGGTGGGGTCCTCCTGCTGGCGCTGGAGGTGCTCGTGGCGGCCGACCTGCTGCGCACGGTCGCGCTCCAGCCGAACCTGCAGGACTTGACGAACCTGGGCCTGCTGGTGCTGATCCGCACCTTCCTCAGCTTCGCGCTCGAGACCGAGATCGAGGGGGTCCCGCCGTGGCGGCGCTGGCAGGTCAGCGGCGCGACGCGGATCGCGCAGGCCCAGCGGCGCTCGCGTGACGCCGGCTAG
- a CDS encoding MFS transporter — translation MTSAAARPAVAAAGSVVLPLALAQFVCSYAGSNMNVAITTIADDIGTTVVGMQTTITLFTLTMASLMIPGSKLTDIWGRKVCFMWGLAIYGTGALLASLAQGLPLMIFGYSLLEGVGSALLIPPIYILVTVLFTDTKTRAKYFGMISGAAGLGAAAGPLIGGLITSAISWRASFILQVLIVAVVAILARKIDDPPRVGAAPHFDLGGAVLSAAGLFFVVYGILQSSTYGWFSSRQDFTIGSTVIIPKGGISPVWLFIAIGAIFLAWFFLHIRSTEKKGHDPLVAIRLFHNKTSNLGLVTQNIQWLTMQGSFFVISVFMQDVRHYSAVQTGLMLTPTTIGVLLLAAAAERLAKRRSQRFLIRRGFAATVIGLLLVLAFGRADSSVWSFVPGLFIVGAGIGVMLTSSVNVVQSAFPEKDQGDISGVSRSVSNLGSSLGVALAGSVLAAEVLPGNRDFALSLIIMIVIAAIGFVTAILIPKGHATAAPAESAQPATP, via the coding sequence ATGACGAGCGCAGCAGCCCGGCCGGCGGTGGCCGCCGCGGGATCAGTGGTCCTCCCCCTCGCGCTGGCGCAGTTCGTCTGCAGCTACGCCGGCAGCAACATGAACGTCGCGATCACCACCATCGCCGACGACATCGGCACCACGGTCGTCGGGATGCAGACGACGATCACGCTGTTCACGCTGACCATGGCGTCGCTGATGATCCCGGGCAGCAAGCTCACCGACATCTGGGGCCGCAAGGTCTGCTTCATGTGGGGACTGGCGATTTACGGCACCGGGGCCCTGCTGGCCTCGCTGGCCCAGGGCCTGCCGTTGATGATCTTCGGCTACTCGCTGCTGGAGGGTGTGGGCTCCGCGCTGCTCATCCCGCCGATCTACATCCTGGTCACTGTCCTGTTCACCGACACCAAGACCCGGGCCAAGTACTTCGGCATGATCAGCGGCGCAGCGGGGCTGGGCGCCGCCGCCGGACCCCTCATCGGTGGCCTGATCACCAGTGCCATCAGCTGGCGGGCCTCGTTCATCCTGCAGGTGCTCATCGTGGCCGTCGTGGCGATCCTGGCCCGCAAGATCGACGACCCCCCGCGTGTGGGTGCGGCCCCGCACTTCGACCTCGGCGGCGCCGTCCTGTCCGCCGCGGGCCTGTTCTTCGTCGTCTACGGCATCCTGCAGTCCTCGACCTACGGCTGGTTCAGCTCGCGCCAGGACTTCACCATCGGCAGCACCGTGATCATCCCCAAGGGCGGGATCTCGCCGGTGTGGCTGTTCATCGCGATCGGCGCGATCTTCCTGGCCTGGTTCTTCCTGCACATCCGCTCGACGGAGAAGAAGGGCCACGACCCGCTCGTGGCGATCCGGCTCTTCCACAACAAGACCTCCAACCTGGGCCTGGTGACCCAGAACATCCAGTGGCTGACGATGCAGGGCTCCTTCTTCGTCATCTCGGTCTTCATGCAGGACGTGCGCCACTACAGTGCGGTCCAGACCGGGCTCATGCTCACCCCGACCACCATCGGGGTGCTGCTGCTGGCCGCAGCCGCAGAACGGCTGGCCAAGCGGCGCTCGCAGCGGTTCCTGATCCGCCGCGGCTTCGCGGCCACCGTGATCGGGCTGCTCCTGGTCCTGGCGTTCGGGCGCGCGGACTCCAGCGTCTGGTCGTTCGTGCCCGGCCTGTTCATCGTCGGCGCCGGCATCGGCGTCATGCTCACGTCGTCGGTCAACGTGGTGCAGTCGGCGTTCCCGGAGAAGGACCAGGGCGACATCTCCGGGGTCTCGCGCAGCGTGTCGAACCTCGGGTCCTCGCTCGGCGTGGCCCTGGCCGGCTCGGTGCTCGCCGCCGAGGTCCTCCCGGGCAACCGGGACTTCGCCCTGTCACTGATCATCATGATCGTCATCGCGGCCATCGGCTTCGTCACGGCGATCCTCATCCCCAAGGGCCACGCGACCGCGGCCCCGGCCGAGTCCGCGCAACCGGCGACTCCCTGA
- a CDS encoding SulP family inorganic anion transporter — translation MASRGGVASVLPGIVDLRGYQRVWLRGDVLAGVTVAAYLIPQVMAYAGVAGLPPVAGLWAIVPAMAAYVLFGSSRQLSVGPESTTALMAATVVAPLAGGNPARYAVLAAGLAMVVGAFCVLAWLARLGFVADLLSKPVLVGYMAGVAMIMIVGQLEKVTGIPVEGDTMVQQLRSFLGGLDQVKWPTVLLSVAVLALLFVLQRFPRLPGPLIAVLLAALAVPVFDLSAYGITVVGEIPGGLPRPQLPDLQAGDLQALLLAAVGVAVVGYTDNVLTARAFADRGGYEVDANQELLALGAANVGAGLMQGFPVSSSGSRTALGDTAGSRTQLYTLVALAGVLLVLLVGGGVLASFPNAALGALIIYAATRLVDLPEFRRIARFRRSELVLALVTFVGVLVFDILYGVLIAVAVSAADLLRRVARPHDAVLGQVEGLAGMHDVDDYPTATTIPGLVVYRYDSPLFFANAEDFKTRALEAADAAVDLRWFVLNVEANVEVDITALDAVEQLRAEMERRGVVFAMARVKQDLREELRAFGLAQSVGEEHLYPTLPTAVAAYQGWASEHRTPAAADPEPPAPAA, via the coding sequence GTGGCATCGCGCGGCGGCGTCGCCTCCGTCCTCCCCGGGATCGTCGACCTCCGGGGCTACCAGCGTGTCTGGCTGCGCGGCGACGTGCTCGCGGGGGTGACCGTCGCGGCATACCTGATCCCGCAGGTGATGGCGTACGCCGGCGTCGCGGGGCTGCCGCCCGTCGCGGGCCTGTGGGCGATCGTGCCTGCGATGGCCGCCTACGTGCTGTTCGGCTCCAGCCGCCAGCTGTCGGTGGGCCCGGAGTCGACCACCGCGCTGATGGCCGCGACCGTGGTCGCCCCCCTGGCCGGGGGCAACCCCGCGCGGTATGCCGTGCTGGCCGCCGGGCTGGCGATGGTGGTGGGGGCGTTCTGCGTGCTGGCGTGGCTGGCGCGGCTGGGGTTCGTCGCCGACCTGCTCTCCAAGCCGGTGCTCGTGGGGTACATGGCCGGGGTCGCGATGATCATGATCGTCGGCCAGCTGGAGAAGGTGACCGGCATCCCGGTCGAGGGCGACACGATGGTCCAGCAGCTGCGCTCGTTCCTGGGCGGGCTCGACCAGGTGAAGTGGCCCACGGTCCTCCTGTCGGTCGCCGTGCTGGCCCTGCTCTTTGTGCTGCAACGCTTCCCGCGGCTGCCGGGGCCGCTGATCGCCGTGCTGCTGGCCGCGCTGGCGGTGCCGGTGTTCGACCTCAGCGCCTACGGCATCACGGTGGTCGGCGAGATCCCCGGCGGCCTGCCGCGGCCCCAGCTGCCGGACCTGCAGGCCGGTGACCTGCAGGCGCTGCTGCTGGCTGCGGTCGGCGTCGCGGTGGTCGGCTACACCGACAACGTGTTGACCGCGCGGGCCTTCGCCGACCGCGGCGGCTACGAGGTGGACGCCAACCAGGAGCTGCTGGCGCTGGGCGCCGCGAACGTGGGGGCCGGTCTGATGCAAGGCTTCCCGGTGAGCAGCAGCGGCAGCCGCACCGCCCTCGGCGACACCGCGGGGAGCCGGACCCAGCTCTACACCCTGGTGGCGCTGGCCGGGGTGCTGTTGGTGCTCCTCGTCGGCGGGGGAGTGCTGGCCAGCTTCCCCAACGCCGCGCTGGGCGCGCTGATCATCTACGCCGCGACGCGGCTGGTTGACCTGCCCGAGTTCCGCCGCATCGCGCGGTTCCGGCGCAGCGAGCTGGTCCTGGCGCTGGTCACGTTCGTCGGCGTGCTGGTCTTCGACATCCTCTACGGCGTGCTCATCGCCGTGGCGGTCTCGGCGGCCGACCTGTTGCGTCGGGTCGCCCGCCCGCACGACGCGGTGCTGGGGCAGGTCGAGGGGCTGGCCGGGATGCACGACGTCGACGACTACCCGACGGCCACGACCATCCCCGGCCTGGTCGTCTACCGCTACGACTCGCCGCTGTTCTTCGCCAACGCCGAGGACTTCAAGACCCGGGCGCTGGAGGCGGCGGACGCGGCGGTCGACCTGCGCTGGTTCGTGCTCAACGTCGAGGCCAACGTCGAGGTCGATATCACCGCGCTGGACGCCGTGGAGCAGCTGCGCGCCGAGATGGAGCGCCGCGGGGTGGTGTTCGCGATGGCGCGGGTCAAGCAGGACCTGCGCGAGGAGCTGCGGGCGTTCGGGCTGGCCCAGAGCGTGGGGGAGGAACACCTCTACCCGACCCTGCCGACGGCCGTCGCGGCCTACCAGGGGTGGGCCAGTGAGCACCGGACGCCCGCGGCGGCCGACCCGGAGCCGCCGGCCCCGGCGGCCTGA
- a CDS encoding CYTH and CHAD domain-containing protein, with product MAPSVHAEVERKYDVDAHVALPDRRALAQLPGVAVVEGPAEERLEATYVDTAGLDLAAHKVTLRRRTGGHDAGWTLKLPVTREERQEVHVPLGPADEPVPEELLDRVRAHVRDHPVTPLVRISTIRQVHRLIGDGGALLAWLVDDQVTATPLRAESGTSSWREWEVELTDNGGRELWDALDEVVGAAGATRSGSGSKLARSLGEGAPEPPPPARLSRRSPAGDVLRLALTTQVEALKTQDAAVRRGAGDSVHQLRIASRRLRSTLATYRPLLRDPDAAQSVRDELQWLGLGLNTARDTQVMQARLASLLEQEPEHLVVGPVGERIAAELTERFVAGLREGLTLLDQERYFRLLDALDALVGAPLTARADKPAGKVIDTLLERNRRRLLRAARRAERAGDREQRDLALHEVRKAAKRLRYAAETAGPALGKPMTKLARRAKALQDVLGEHQDGVVCRALLLDLAASATAHGESAFTYGRLHAHEEALTATQETAYRQALAALG from the coding sequence ATGGCTCCTTCCGTCCACGCCGAGGTCGAGCGGAAGTACGACGTGGACGCGCACGTCGCGCTGCCGGACCGGCGGGCGCTCGCGCAGCTGCCGGGCGTGGCGGTCGTGGAGGGGCCGGCCGAGGAGCGCCTCGAGGCGACCTACGTCGACACGGCCGGGCTGGACCTGGCGGCCCACAAGGTCACGCTGCGCCGGCGCACGGGCGGCCACGACGCCGGCTGGACCCTGAAGCTGCCGGTGACGCGGGAGGAACGCCAGGAGGTCCACGTCCCCCTGGGCCCGGCGGACGAGCCGGTCCCAGAGGAGCTGCTGGACCGGGTCCGCGCCCACGTGCGCGACCACCCCGTCACGCCGCTGGTGCGCATCAGCACCATCCGCCAGGTGCACCGCCTCATCGGCGACGGTGGTGCGCTGCTCGCCTGGCTCGTCGACGACCAGGTGACGGCCACGCCGCTGCGCGCGGAGTCCGGGACCAGCTCGTGGCGCGAGTGGGAGGTCGAGCTCACCGACAACGGGGGTCGGGAGCTGTGGGACGCCCTGGACGAGGTGGTCGGCGCGGCCGGGGCGACCCGGTCGGGCAGCGGCAGCAAGCTGGCCCGCTCGCTGGGCGAGGGTGCCCCCGAGCCGCCGCCCCCGGCCCGGCTCTCGCGGCGGTCCCCCGCCGGCGACGTGCTGCGCCTGGCCCTGACCACGCAGGTGGAGGCGCTCAAGACCCAGGACGCCGCGGTCCGCCGCGGTGCGGGTGACTCGGTGCACCAGCTGCGGATCGCCAGCCGGCGGCTGCGCTCCACCCTGGCCACCTACCGCCCGCTGCTGCGCGACCCCGATGCGGCCCAGTCGGTCCGCGACGAGCTGCAGTGGCTCGGCCTGGGGCTCAACACCGCCCGGGACACGCAGGTGATGCAGGCGCGCCTGGCCAGCCTGCTCGAGCAGGAGCCCGAGCACCTGGTCGTGGGTCCGGTCGGGGAGCGCATCGCCGCGGAGCTCACCGAGCGCTTCGTCGCCGGGCTGCGGGAGGGGCTCACGCTGCTGGACCAGGAGCGCTACTTCCGGCTGCTGGACGCCCTCGACGCCCTCGTGGGCGCCCCGCTCACCGCCCGCGCGGACAAGCCGGCCGGCAAGGTCATCGACACCCTGCTGGAGCGCAACCGCCGGCGGCTGCTCCGGGCCGCCCGCCGCGCGGAACGGGCCGGCGACCGCGAGCAGCGGGACCTGGCGCTGCACGAGGTGCGCAAGGCCGCCAAGCGGCTGCGCTACGCCGCCGAGACCGCCGGGCCCGCGCTGGGCAAGCCGATGACGAAGCTGGCCCGCCGGGCCAAGGCGCTGCAGGACGTGCTCGGCGAGCACCAGGACGGGGTCGTCTGCCGGGCCCTGCTGCTCGACCTGGCCGCCTCGGCCACCGCCCACGGGGAGAGCGCCTTCACCTACGGGCGCCTGCACGCGCACGAGGAGGCGCTGACCGCGACCCAGGAGACGGCATACCGGCAGGCGCTGGCGGCGCTGGGCTGA